Proteins from a genomic interval of Zingiber officinale cultivar Zhangliang chromosome 2A, Zo_v1.1, whole genome shotgun sequence:
- the LOC122044436 gene encoding NAC domain-containing protein 2-like, translated as MPPPPSNSVVLPPGFRFHPTDEELVLHYLRARFASAAAATPSPLSIIAEVDIYKYDPWELPAKATYGEREWYFFSPRERKYPNGFRPNRAAVSGYWKATGTDKPICRSGKGNEKPLAVKKALVFYMGRPPKGVKTDWIMHEYRLADAHGRNSYKPTRPLRDSSMRLDDWVLCRIYKKNDRLQAAATPATTGQEEALNTYLDEFVSSWSLKDYSPEKINGIADFAAPRQAPPTNPSVLVAGDYSESSTKRQRTTIGGYWDGGGRIFQPSERAQNCESAYGANFVERLLECNSSSFLEQPFIDRSHLGFH; from the exons ATGCCGCCGCCGCCGTCGAACTCGGTAGTGCTGCCGCCGGGGTTCCGCTTCCACCCCACAGACGAGGAGCTGGTACTCCACTACCTCCGCGCCCGGTTCGCCTCCGCCGCCGCGGCTACCCCGTCTCCCCTCTCCATCATCGCCGAGGTCGACATCTACAAGTACGACCCCTGGGAGCTTCCCG CCAAGGCGACGTACGGCGAGCGGGAGTGGTACTTCTTCAGCCCGCGCGAACGCAAATACCCGAACGGGTTCCGGCCGAACAGAGCGGCGGTGTCCGGGTACTGGAAGGCGACCGGGACCGACAAGCCGATCTGTAGATCGGGCAAAGGGAATGAGAAGCCTCTCGCGGTGAAGAAGGCGCTGGTGTTCTACATGGGGAGGCCGCCCAAGGGAGTCAAGACCGATTGGATCATGCACGAGTACCGCCTCGCCGACGCACACGGCCGCAACAGCTACAAGCCCACGAGACCACTCAGAGACTCCTCCATGAGG CTGGACGATTGGGTGCTGTGCCGGATTTACAAGAAGAACGATCGCCTCCAGGCAGCGGCTACGCCGGCGACGACGGGCCAGGAAGAAGCACTGAACACCTATTTGGACGAATTCGTCAGCTCGTGGAGCTTGAAAGACTACTCGCCCGAGAAAATCAATGGGATCGCCGACTTTGCTGCTCCAAGGCAAGCGCCGCCGACGAATCCATCTGTGCTGGTCGCCGGCGATTACAGCGAGAGCTCGACGAAGCGGCAGAGGACGACGATAGGAGGTTATTGGGACGGCGGCGGAAGGATCTTTCAGCCGTCGGAGAGAGCACAAAACTGTGAATCTGCGTACGGCGCTAACTTCGTGGAACGGTTATTGGAATGCAACAGCTCGAGCTTCTTGGAGCAGCCGTTTATCGATCGATCGCATTTGGGCTTCCACTAA